The proteins below are encoded in one region of Pseudomonas sp. SCB32:
- the ppk2 gene encoding polyphosphate kinase 2: MAPRGSNEDSSSADLPQAYPYRKRLQRKEYEAQKAELQIELLKVQSWVKETGQRIVVLFEGRDAAGKGGTIKRFMEHLNPRGARVIALEKPSDAERGQWYFQRYIQHLPTAGEIVFFDRSWYNRAGVERVMGFCSPRQYLEFMQQTPELERMLVRNGIHIFKYWFSVSREEQLRRFVSRRDDPLKHWKLSSIDIQSLDRWDDYTQAKEAMFFHTDTADAPWVVIKSDDKKRARLNCLRHFLHSLDYPDKNPKIARAPDERLVGRAALLDRDELERPVQAVVPVVQPVSEAEPIPA; this comes from the coding sequence ATGGCGCCGCGCGGCAGCAACGAGGACTCCTCGTCCGCCGACCTGCCGCAGGCCTATCCCTACCGCAAGCGCCTGCAACGCAAGGAATACGAGGCGCAGAAGGCCGAACTGCAGATCGAGCTGCTGAAGGTGCAGAGCTGGGTGAAGGAAACCGGCCAGCGCATCGTCGTGCTCTTCGAGGGTCGCGACGCTGCCGGCAAGGGCGGCACCATCAAACGCTTCATGGAGCACCTCAACCCGCGCGGCGCGCGGGTCATCGCGCTGGAGAAACCCAGCGACGCCGAGCGTGGCCAGTGGTACTTCCAGCGCTACATCCAGCACCTGCCCACGGCCGGCGAGATCGTCTTCTTCGACCGCTCCTGGTACAACCGCGCCGGCGTCGAGCGGGTGATGGGCTTCTGCTCGCCACGCCAGTACCTGGAGTTCATGCAGCAGACGCCGGAGCTGGAGCGCATGCTGGTGCGCAACGGCATCCACATCTTCAAGTACTGGTTCTCGGTCAGCCGCGAGGAGCAGCTGCGGCGCTTCGTCTCGCGCCGCGATGATCCGCTCAAGCACTGGAAGCTGTCGTCCATCGATATCCAGTCGCTGGACAGGTGGGACGACTACACCCAGGCCAAGGAAGCGATGTTCTTCCACACCGATACCGCCGATGCGCCCTGGGTGGTGATCAAGTCCGACGACAAGAAGCGCGCGAGGCTCAACTGCCTGCGCCACTTCCTGCACAGCCTGGATTACCCGGACAAGAACCCGAAGATCGCCCGCGCCCCGGATGAACGGCTGGTGGGGCGCGCAGCATTGCTCGATCGGGACGAACTGGAGCGCCCGGTGCAGGCGGTGGTGCCTGTGGTACAGCCGGTGAGCGAGGCTGAGCCGATACCCGCCTGA
- a CDS encoding magnesium transporter CorA family protein codes for MITYYTLVGDRLVRHNGSECHGMPKDTLWIDLFRPTAEEEQLLESIIAVDVPTREEMAEIEDSSRFYESNGALYMTTTVVGGIREHKPSTSEVTCVLTPNWLVTVRYTDLLAFRTFETRTQRGGCEGRSDQLFVTLMDSVVDRIADVLETVQQQLDSLSNGIFQEGQAKGGKADLQGIVKQLGRGNSLLSKLNESLLSISRPLSYFRQGSNGWISEEVKLGMKSVERDVRSLSEYQSKMAGEITFLLDATLGLINIEQNSIIKVFSIAAVLFLPPTLVGTVYGMNFQHMPELAWMAGYPMALVAMVVSAIIPYYWFKFKGWL; via the coding sequence ATGATCACCTATTACACCCTCGTCGGCGACCGCCTGGTGCGCCACAACGGCAGCGAATGCCATGGCATGCCCAAGGACACCCTGTGGATCGACCTGTTCCGGCCCACCGCCGAGGAGGAACAGTTGCTGGAGTCGATCATTGCGGTGGACGTGCCGACCCGCGAGGAAATGGCCGAGATCGAGGATTCCTCGCGCTTCTACGAGAGCAACGGCGCGCTGTACATGACCACCACCGTCGTCGGCGGCATTCGCGAGCACAAGCCGAGCACCTCGGAGGTCACCTGCGTGCTGACCCCGAACTGGTTGGTGACGGTGCGCTACACCGACCTGTTGGCCTTCCGCACCTTCGAGACGCGCACCCAGCGCGGCGGCTGCGAGGGCAGGAGCGATCAGCTGTTCGTGACCCTGATGGACAGCGTGGTGGACCGCATCGCCGACGTGCTGGAAACGGTCCAGCAGCAGCTCGATTCGCTGTCCAACGGCATCTTTCAGGAAGGTCAGGCCAAGGGCGGCAAGGCCGACCTGCAGGGGATCGTCAAGCAACTGGGGCGGGGCAACTCGCTGCTGTCCAAGCTCAATGAGAGTCTCCTGAGCATCAGTCGGCCGCTGTCGTACTTCCGCCAGGGCAGCAACGGCTGGATCAGCGAAGAGGTGAAGCTGGGCATGAAGTCGGTGGAGCGCGACGTGCGCTCGCTGAGCGAGTACCAGTCGAAGATGGCCGGGGAGATCACCTTCCTGCTGGACGCCACCCTGGGCCTGATCAACATCGAGCAGAACAGCATCATCAAGGTGTTTTCCATCGCCGCCGTATTGTTCCTGCCGCCGACCCTGGTCGGCACGGTCTACGGCATGAACTTCCAGCACATGCCGGAGCTGGCCTGGATGGCCGGCTACCCGATGGCGCTGGTGGCGATGGTGGTCTCGGCGATCATTCCCTACTACTGGTTCAAGTTCAAAGGCTGGCTGTAG
- a CDS encoding TIGR02647 family protein encodes MAFTKDMVAELDLLALFDLENSQAGLKVHHDASRDTVAAAERLHAKGLIDKPDGGYLTSLGIDAAEHAQVLLGILRS; translated from the coding sequence ATGGCCTTCACGAAAGATATGGTTGCGGAACTGGACCTGCTGGCGCTCTTCGATCTGGAGAACAGCCAGGCGGGATTGAAAGTCCACCATGACGCCTCGCGGGACACCGTCGCTGCCGCCGAGCGCCTGCACGCCAAAGGGCTGATCGACAAACCCGACGGCGGTTATCTGACCAGCCTCGGGATCGACGCCGCCGAACACGCCCAGGTCCTGCTCGGCATCCTGCGCAGCTGA